The segment TATTAGCATTAGAGCAAAACTCATATTTTCCATTGTATGGTCTTTATCTTGCTGTATTGCTCAGAATCTCTTCATCATCCCTGTTTCCTTATTACCAGATAAACCGTTCCTGGTCTTCTTCTTCAGTCGGCTGCGCACAAATCTGAGCGGTCGTTATGAGAAGGACTTCCCCTACATATCCTTATGTGGCAGGGAGAGGAACTTCCTGCGCTGCGATGACCGTCCTGTGGTCTTCACCCACCTGCTGCAGGGTCCTGAAGGGTCACCAGAAATCAAGGGAAATCAGGAGCTGCTATCGTACTGCGGCGGGGCAGAGAAGCTGTCCGCCCCGTTCCGCCCCGAGGCACTGTACATGCATCCTGTCACAGGACGAGTTTACCACCCCTGCTTAGAGCGCGGAGGAGGGGTCGGTCTGGTCAGGTCGGCCCTGGCCATTGAGCTCAGCCCATTCTTTGTTTATGCTTCGGAGCATGGCCAATCAGGACAGCCTACACACTTTCTCTGGGGAGGACAGAAGCACTTGCTGACCAATGAGCTGGCAGGATGCTTTCCCACTGAGGAGGAGGGCAGCGGGGAACAGGGAGAACTGGGATAATGACCAGAACAGGTTTAAAGGTGTACCTTAGATTTTGAAATGCTGCCCACATACGCCATCCGTGTCCCATACTGGCAGTGTGAAATAAGACTGCGCTCTCACTGTTGTGATTGCAATGTGATTGTTACTGTTTGAGGCAAGAGCCGATGTGTCCTCCTAACCTCATTTACATGATGTGTGAGAAGCAATATTCACTGATGATGCAGAGTGTTTTTGGCTCAAGACCCCACAAACAAAGCATTGTCTCCCTTCATTAGAGGTTGCAGTTTAAACTTATTTTCCCTTTAGTTTCTTTGGATTAATTTGAATGATATTCATGGTCCTGAACAGGTTTAATTATCCAGTATGTCACACAGAAAGATAAGAGAAAAGTCTCTTAAGATTAACATACTGTAGCGGGGTGTAATAGAagtttatcttttttatttgctttcctGTAAATCATCTCAATGATGACTGTATTTATCATCCTGCCCCCCAGGTTGGAGAGGCTGAAGCTACAGTGTGCTTGAAGCTCAGACTTGGTGGcactgtgtctgcatgtgtaaaGAGAAGATTCAGTCTCAGGTGAAACCTTAAtcgaaggtccagtgtgtaggatttagggggatacatCAGCAGAAATGGGATATAATGTTCATAACTATGtgttcattagtgtataatcacatgTAACTAAGAATTGTTTTCTtctcgttaccttagaatgagccatttatatctacaaacGAAGTGGGTCCTCGTCATGGTTGTagaaagagaactggatacagctttGGAGGCGTGGccccatttattttttatgaaagaTGCTCAGTGACGCATGAAGCTAAAAAAGTTCAACTTCTGTGTGTAAAATTAGCCTTATTGTCCGAACTTCTCTTAAACCCTCTGGTAACTTGAATGGGAATAAATTTATTTGATTGTGCAGCTCGTCtacactttcaaaatgttatcagactgcaGGGATCAAATCCAAAGAGTTAAATTAGTCATTTCATGGGAGTTCTGACAATAATCACGTGATGGACCAGGAAGTTGGAATTACTTGGTTTGGACACTACGTCACATTGACTTCAAAGTCGGGCGCACTCTCTGGAGGCCTGGTccccatgttgtttctacagtaacccagaatggTAAACAAAACACCAGCTCTAAATAGGGATATTCGCAATTTGCGTTGGCCACCACAGTCCACCTACACATGGCTCATGGGAAaaatttcagttggttgcactttgcaacctcaccactagatgtcactaactcacacacactagacctttaatcCAAAGTAAAAAGTAGGTAATGAAAGCAAAGCTGATTTGAAAAAGAGAGCAGTTACTTGGCACATTGACTACAGATAGTTATATGTCAAACAACAACTGAATAAAGTATATTCTGTTGCAGATGTCTGCAACAGAAAGTACAAATTTGAATTGAATAGTATTCAGAGTTTTTATTATAGCCtatggtagaaagaaaacactATTAATTTGTATGTGAATAACACCAGGATCATTTTCTGTGGCAAAGCAACTTCATGAGAAGCACTTTAGAATAAACGACTGAATGTTCACAGTCAGATCCTTCTTTAATAAAGTGATTTACTCTGAATatcttgtttgctttttttataCTGTAATATTcctgacatgaaaaaaaaatgttttagctgAAATTGTCACTGTAGATTTTTATACCAATTCCCTGAAggtaacaaagtacatttactcaagtatggCACTTTGTAATTTTAATACGTTTATATTAATTCCATTTTGTGCTGTTTTGCACTTTAACACTACAACATGATGGAGTCACTTTGCAGATGAGTTCCAACTTTAAAATGCATCTATCTACAATTCAGCACTATCTGTGTGGAGTGCTTTTGCTTTTGATACTTTATACTTATGTACATCTTTTTCCAAGTTTTGACTGCAGGATTTATATTCTTAACATTGTACTCAGTGAAAGTTTTGAATCCTCTCTCCATTCTGTCAGAACATTACAAGCCAACATGAACAACCGTACCTGGAAAAGGTACAAGTTATCATAAACTTAATCTAAATTATAAATCTAAATTGAGTCACACCAATCTGTTGTGTAAAGGCACATGACCTAAACGggattcttttttgtttgttttgcttcctTTGAACACGTGATGGTCATAAAACGCTCAGTCAACAAAGACATATTGAATTATAAACAGCAAACCATCTAAAACTTGAACTGTAGCATAGGTTTCCATCAAACCTCTCCCTGCTTTCAGGATATCTACCTCTGTGCTCTGTTCCTGCCTCAGCAAGTGAAGTAGTCAGTGGTGCTTTGGAGAACTCCATGTCCCAGAGATCCCAGCATTAGTGACCCGGGAACCAGGACTTGAATAACATGGCAGCGCCGTCCAGCAACACATGCGGGGTTATGGAGCAGTCTATCCGGGAGCGGGTTCCCCCGCTGCTCACGGACCTGTACCAGTTCACCATGGCGTACGCGTACTGGCGGGCCGGGCGGCACCAGGAGCCCGCCGTATTCGAGCTCTTCTTCAGGGACAATCCGTTCGGCGGCGGCTTCTCGCTGTTCGCCGGGCTGCACGACTGTCTGCTGTTCATGCGCAGCTTTCGCTTCACAGACGAAGGTGAGCAAGTCAATCTTGACTTTACTACCTAAGTATTACgatttaaaaaacagcaatttaagcTGTCAAAGCTAACAAAGTGACAGAGTTATTCCCCCCATCAGATAAGCATGTCATTGGTTTCCTGCAAACTTATTTTACGCATACCCGCTGTGGTTGCGCAATACTCCGCTGTGCGACCCCCGAGGGTGTCAGTGATAGCCTAGTTGGTGAATGCCGGTGGAGTGTTTCACTGAACTTTGACGTTTAGCTCTGAACTTCAGCACACAACCTGTAATCTCTTCGTGCTGAAAGGATCAGCGCATGAAGCAACACACTGCATACCAAGAAAGTTTACTGAAACACTGCTTGTTCTCTTGTTACTGCAGGGTATTATTTGCTTTTGGCTCAAGCTTATCCAGATGCGATCTAAAGCCAGAAGGGGTGTTGAGTCATTGAAACTAGTTCCACATTGattaactcaactcaacttaactttatttataaagcgctttaaaacaaccacagctgaaacaaagtgctctACATAGGAggtcataaaaacaacaaaacagtgataagataataagataataataaaaagcagttaaaacaaaaaacaat is part of the Epinephelus moara isolate mb chromosome 10, YSFRI_EMoa_1.0, whole genome shotgun sequence genome and harbors:
- the c10h8orf82 gene encoding UPF0598 protein C8orf82 homolog, which translates into the protein MLFLRTAALSCRGLTALRCLPTGYTTSRSTATYIQGQSPEPRIREYFYYIDHQGQLFLDDTKVKNFVTCFKDKPFLVFFFSRLRTNLSGRYEKDFPYISLCGRERNFLRCDDRPVVFTHLLQGPEGSPEIKGNQELLSYCGGAEKLSAPFRPEALYMHPVTGRVYHPCLERGGGVGLVRSALAIELSPFFVYASEHGQSGQPTHFLWGGQKHLLTNELAGCFPTEEEGSGEQGELG